Proteins encoded in a region of the Alosa sapidissima isolate fAloSap1 chromosome 19, fAloSap1.pri, whole genome shotgun sequence genome:
- the l2hgdh gene encoding L-2-hydroxyglutarate dehydrogenase, mitochondrial: MIRVLSSVSAGTVLLARQPKFVELAVRHQHIGSYDVVVVGGGIVGLASARELILRHPTLSFALLEKEKELSMHQSGHNSGVIHSGIYYTPGSLKARLCVKGATLAYEYCEKKNIPYKRCGKLIVATEREEIPRLKALYERGMKNNVRDLTVVDAKGIREREPFCRGLMALDSPYTGIVDWRKVALRYGQDFKEAGGTVTTEFEASDITVVRESPARISEGLKYPISIRSSKGDEVHCRYVLTCGGLYSDRLSQISGCSPEPRIVPFRGDYLVLKPEKRYLVRGNIYPVPDPRFPFLGVHFTPRMDGSVWLGPNAVLAFKREGYQLYDLNVRDLTDALSFRGLQKLVMKNITYGLGEMFRGVFIGAQVKILQKFIPELSLSDVVRGPSGVRAQALDKDGNLVDDFVFDGGTGEIGSRVLHVRNAPSPAATSSLAIAEMVADEAEKRFTL, translated from the exons ATGATACGAGTGCTGTCAAGTGTCTCGGCTGGGACTGTCTTACTGGCCAGACAGCCAAAGTTCGTTGAGCTCGCTGTAAGACACCAACACATTGG CTCATACgatgtggtggtggttggtggAGGCATCGTGGGTTTGGCCTCGGCACGGGAGCTGATCCTTAGACACCCAACATTAAGCTTTGCTCtgctggagaaggagaaggagctcT CGATGCACCAGAGTGGTCACAACAGCGGAGTAATCCACAGCGGCATCTACTACACGCCAGGCTCTCTGAAAGCAAGACTGTGTGTGAAGGGGGCCACGCTGGCCTATGAGTACTGCGAGAAGAAGAACATCCCCTACAAGAGGTGTGGGAAG TTGATTGTAGCTACAGAGCGTGAGGAGATTCCCCGTCTGAAGGCTTTGTATGAGCGAGGCATGAAGAACAATGTCCGAGACTTGACCGTTGTCGACGCCAAaggcatcagagagagagagccgttctgcagg GGTTTAATGGCTCTGGACTCACCCTACACTGGCATAGTGGACTGGCGGAAAGTTGCCCTCAGGTATGGGCAGGATTTTAAAGAGGCAGGGGGAACCGTGACAACTGAGTTTGAGGCATCTGACATCACTGTGGTGAGGGAGAGTCCTGCCAGGATCTCAGAAG GTCTTAAATACCCCATTTCTATTAGAAGCTCCAAG ggTGATGAGGTGCATTGTCGTTATGTGTTGACTTGTGGGGGTCTGTACTCTGACCGACTGTCCCAGATCTCAGGTTGTAGTCCTGAGCCCCGTATTGTGCCCTTCAGGGGGGACTACCTGGTGCTCAAGCCAGAGAAACGCTACCTTGTGCGGGGAAACATCTACCCG GTGCCAGATCCTCGTTTCCCATTCCTGGGAGTTCACTTCACCCCCCGTATGGACGGCAGTGTGTGGCTGGGTCCCAATGCCGTCCTGGCTTTCAAACGTGAAGGCTACCAGCTATACGACCTCAATGTTAGGGACCTCACAGATGCACTATCCTTTAG AGGTTTGCAGAAGCTGGTGATGAAGAACATAACCTATGGTTTGGGTGAAATGTTCAGGGGCGTGTTCATAGGGGCACAGGTGAAAATCCTGCAGAAGTTTATACCTGAGCTCTCTCTAAGTGATGTAGTCAG aggtCCATCTGGAGTGCGGGCACAGGCTCTAGACAAGGATGGGAACCTGGTGGATGACTTTGTGTTTGACGGGGGCACGGGGGAAATTGGCAGTCGGGTGCTGCACGTACGCAACGCCCCCTCACCCGCCGCCACCTCCTCGCTTGCTATTGCCGAAATGGTCGCCGACGAGGCCGAGAAACGTTTtaccctctga
- the cdkl1 gene encoding cyclin-dependent kinase-like 1 produces the protein MEKYEKIGKIGEGSYGVVFKCRNKDTGQIVAIKKFVESEDDPIIKKIALREIRMLKQLKHSNLVNLIEVFRRKRKLHLVFEYCDHTVLNELDRYPHGVPEHLVKSITWQTLQAVNFCHKQNCIHRDVKPENILITKQQVIKLCDFGFARILTGPCDYYTDYVATRWYRAPELLVGDTQYGPPVDVWAVGCVFAELLSGSPLWPGKSDVDQLYLIRKTLGDLIPRHQQVFSNNQFFSGVSVPEPLEMETLEQKYPNLSYQALSLMRGCLRMDPSERLTCEQLLEHPYFDSLREESESVARELNRATKRRSRQPRAKHLPPGYLPQLTSSSIFPVLDNRNNKYYNLRKFNYHFPNI, from the exons ATGGAAAAGTATGAGAAGATTGGAAAGATTGGAGAGGGCTCATATGGAGTCGTATTCAAATGCAGAAACAAAGACACGGGCCAGATTGTGGCCATCAAGAAGTTTGTGGAATCTGAGGATGACCCTATCATTAAGAAAATCGCTCTTCGGGAAATCCGTATGCTTAAG CAACTAAAGCACAGTAACCTGGTTAACCTAATCGAGGTGTTTCGCCGCAAGCGTAAGCTACACCTGGTGTTTGAGTACTGTGACCACACTGTCCTCAATGAGCTGGACCGCTACCCACATGG AGTTCCTGAGCACCTGGTGAAAAGCATCACCTGGCAAACACTCCAGGCTGTCAACTTCTGCCATAAACAAAAT tgtatcCACAGAGATGTAAAGCCAGAGAACATCCTCATCACCAAACAGCAGGTCATTAAGCTATGTGACTTCGGCTTCGCCCGTATCCTCA CGGGGCCCTGTGACTACTACACAGACTACGTGGCGACCCGGTGGTACCGGGCCCCGGAGCTGCTGGTGGGGGACACGCAGTACGGCCCCCCAGTGGACGTGTGGGCGGTGGGCTGCGTCTTCGCTGAGCTGCTCTCCGGCTCCCCCCTCTGGCCGGGCAAATCTGACGTGGACCAGCTCTACCTCATCAGAAAAACACTGG GAGATCTGATCCCAAGGCACCAGCAGGTCTTCAGCAACAACCAGTTCTTCAGTGGGGTATCTGTCCCTGAACCACTAGAGATG GAGACTCTGGAGCAGAAATACCCTAACCTCTCTTACCAAGCACTCAGTCTTATGAGg GGCTGCCTGCGGATGGATCCATCCGAGCGTCTGACGTGCGAGCAGCTGCTTGAGCACCCCTACTTCGACAGCCTgcgagaggagagtgagagcgtGGCTCGGGAGCTCAACCGGGCCACCAAGAGACGCTCGCGGCAACCCCGCGCCAAACACCTGCCTCCTGGG taTTTGCCTCAGCTAACCAGCAGTAGCATCTTCCCTGTTCTGGACAACAGGAACAACAAATACTACAACTTGCGCAAATTCAACTACCACTTCCCCaacatctaa
- the dmac2l gene encoding ATP synthase subunit s, mitochondrial, with translation MRLLGKTAHSVLCTPRTLAPAGGVRPFWGWLNAVFNRVDYERIKAVGPDRAAAEWLLRCGAKVRFQGFDRWQHDYNGLPTGPLGRYKIQAIDATDSCIMYRGFDHLDGLEHVEEVRLIKNIYIEDTCLERLSKTEKLQDTLRRLEIVSCGNITDKGLIALHHLRNLEYLFLSDLPGVREKETTVDRLQTALPQLDIELDLG, from the exons atgaggtTATTGGGGAAGACAGCTCACTCAGTACTGTGCACTCCGAGGACATTAGCACCAGCAGGGGGCGTCAGACCATTCTGGGGATGGCTGAATGCTGTTTTCAACAG GGTGGACTATGAAAGAATAAAAGCTGTGGGACCAGACCGAGCAGCAGCAGAATGGCTGCTCAGGTGTGGAGCGAAAGTCCGGTTCCAGGGCTTTGACCGCTGGCAGCATGACTACAATGGCCTCCCCACTGGCCCCCTTGGTCGCTACAAGATCCAGGCCATTGATGCCACGGATTCTTGCATAATGTACCGTGGATTTGACCATCTGG ATGGGCTGGAGCATGTGGAGGAAGTGAGGCTGATTAAGAACATTTACATCGAGGACACCTGCCTGGAGAGGCTGAGCAAGACGGAGAAGCTTCAGGACACCCTCCGTCGCCTGGAGATAGTCTCCTGTGGTAACATTACAGATAAGGGCCTCATCGCCCTGCACCACTTGAG GAATCTGGAGTATCTGTTCCTGAGTGACCTGCCCggggtgagggagaaagagactaCCGTTGACCGACTACAGACCGCTCTGCCACAGCTGGACATTGAACTGGACCTGGGCTGA